The genomic stretch TGCTCCAATAAAATTCTCAGACCTAAACGCGTTAGGCACAGTAATAACAATACTTTTTATATAAGGGCCATACTTCTGATGAATACTCTGTAAAAACAATACTGGATTGTTTACGTGCTCTAAAATTTCACCCAGAAAAATAATATCCCAGCTGGATGAAATAATCTCTGGTAATAAATTTTGGTTCAGCAGATCGTTATAATAAACGTTCTGATATGCATATTTCTCTTTCAACAAGTCAATGCCTGCCTCGTTTATGTCTATGCCAATACATTTGTTTGCTGCATCAGAAATACACTTGTGCATCCAAGTGCCTTTAGTTATTTTATCACTACTGTCCGACAAAAAGATTCCAGTTGAAACGTTAGTTGAATAAAAATAAGGGGCTACTCCCCGAAGGTTTCACCCCGATGTTGTA from Williamwhitmania taraxaci encodes the following:
- a CDS encoding class I SAM-dependent methyltransferase; this translates as MSDSSDKITKGTWMHKCISDAANKCIGIDINEAGIDLLKEKYAYQNVYYNDLLNQNLLPEIISSSWDIIFLGEILEHVNNPVLFLQSIHQKYGPYIKSIVITVPNAFRSENFIGAIKNREVINSDHRYWFTPYTLSKILVLAGFKNPKLSLVSSMPITDRGPLHRFLLRKKPMFRDTLLVEACFFD